From the genome of Pseudomonas sp. gcc21, one region includes:
- the purE gene encoding 5-(carboxyamino)imidazole ribonucleotide mutase, with protein sequence MTALVGVIMGSKSDWSTLSHTADMLEQLGIPYEVKVVSAHRTPDLLFQYAEEADGRGIEVIIAGAGGAAHLPGMCAAKTHLPVLGVPVQSSMLSGVDSLLSIVQMPAGVPVATLAIGKAGAINAALLSASILGAKHPQFQQALKDFRNQQTETVLDNPDPRQA encoded by the coding sequence ATGACCGCACTGGTTGGCGTGATCATGGGCTCCAAGTCCGACTGGTCGACCCTGAGCCATACGGCCGATATGCTCGAGCAGCTTGGCATCCCCTACGAGGTGAAGGTGGTTTCCGCGCACCGCACCCCTGATCTGCTGTTCCAGTATGCAGAAGAAGCTGACGGCCGCGGCATCGAAGTGATCATTGCCGGTGCCGGTGGCGCGGCTCACCTGCCTGGTATGTGCGCAGCCAAGACACACCTGCCGGTGCTTGGCGTACCGGTGCAGTCGTCTATGCTGTCCGGTGTCGATTCCCTGCTTTCCATCGTGCAGATGCCCGCCGGTGTTCCGGTTGCCACGCTGGCGATAGGCAAGGCCGGGGCGATCAACGCAGCGCTGTTGTCAGCAAGCATTCTCGGGGCCAAACACCCGCAGTTCCAGCAGGCTCTGAAAGACTTCCGCAACCAGCAGACCGAAACGGTGCTGGATAACCCGGACCCGCGTCAGGCGTGA
- a CDS encoding NADP-dependent oxidoreductase, translating into MTDLINRKIILQQRPQGEIRDGDLVMEQEPVRDIRDGEVLLQTLWLSLDPYMRPRLNDSKGYMDPVGIGETIVGESVCRVIESKSGNYSVGDLVTCYTGWQEYFIIPGDAQMVYKIEPKGVPLQAYLGVAGMPGRTGYCGLKFVGKPKAGETVVVSAASGPVGTVVGQTAKQMGCRVVGVAGGEEKCRFVVEELGFDACVDYKAGNLQADLKAACPDGIDVYFENVGGEVTRAVATLLNPGSRVPICGYVSAYNAEDATKVETPFHVFKAMENPPEHRFFLVTEWQDRHQEITGILADQVANHQLKYRETVAEGLENAVEAFKGMLKGKNFGKQLVHIAD; encoded by the coding sequence ATGACCGACCTTATCAATCGCAAAATCATTCTCCAGCAACGCCCACAGGGCGAGATTCGCGACGGCGACCTGGTCATGGAGCAAGAGCCGGTACGCGACATCCGCGACGGCGAGGTTCTGCTCCAGACCCTTTGGCTGTCACTCGACCCCTACATGCGTCCGCGCCTGAACGACTCCAAGGGCTATATGGACCCGGTCGGTATCGGCGAGACCATTGTCGGTGAAAGCGTATGCCGCGTCATCGAATCAAAATCCGGCAATTACAGCGTTGGCGACCTGGTTACCTGTTACACCGGCTGGCAGGAATATTTCATCATCCCCGGTGACGCGCAGATGGTGTACAAGATCGAGCCAAAGGGTGTGCCGCTGCAGGCCTATCTGGGCGTCGCGGGCATGCCGGGGCGGACTGGTTACTGCGGCTTGAAATTCGTCGGCAAGCCCAAGGCTGGCGAAACCGTGGTGGTATCAGCAGCGTCCGGCCCGGTGGGTACAGTGGTCGGCCAGACTGCCAAGCAGATGGGCTGCCGCGTGGTAGGTGTCGCCGGTGGCGAGGAAAAATGCCGCTTTGTGGTCGAAGAGCTGGGCTTTGATGCCTGTGTCGATTACAAGGCCGGCAACCTGCAGGCCGATCTGAAAGCCGCCTGCCCGGATGGTATTGATGTGTACTTCGAGAACGTTGGCGGTGAAGTCACCCGCGCCGTGGCCACCCTGTTGAACCCCGGTTCGCGCGTGCCGATCTGCGGATATGTGTCCGCCTACAACGCTGAGGATGCAACCAAGGTCGAGACGCCTTTCCACGTCTTCAAGGCGATGGAGAATCCGCCGGAGCACCGCTTCTTCCTGGTGACCGAGTGGCAGGACCGCCATCAGGAAATCACCGGCATCCTGGCTGACCAGGTAGCCAACCATCAGCTGAAATACCGCGAGACGGTGGCTGAAGGCTTGGAGAATGCCGTCGAGGCATTCAAGGGTATGCTCAAGGGCAAGAACTTCGGCAAGCAGCTGGTTCACATCGCCGATTGA
- a CDS encoding acetyl-CoA carboxylase biotin carboxylase subunit, giving the protein MIKKILIANRGEIAVRIVRACAELGIRSAAIYSEPDRYALHVKRADEAYNVGSDPLAGYLNPRQLVNLAVETGCDALHPGYGFLSENAELAEICAERGIRFIGPSAEVIRRMGDKTEARRSMIKAGVPVTPGTEGNLSDLQQALSEAERVGYPVMLKATSGGGGRGIRRCNTRQELEQAWPRVISEATKAFGSADVFLEKCIVNPRHIEAQILADSHGNTVHLFERDCSIQRRNQKLIEIAPSPQLTPEQRAYIGDLAVRAAQAVGYENAGTVEFLLAEGEVYFMEMNTRVQVEHTITEQITGIDIVREQIRIASGLPLSVKQEDIKHLGYAIQFRINAEDPKNDFLPSFGKITRYYAPGGPGVRVDTAIYTGYSIPPYYDSMCLKLIVWALTWEEALDRGLRALDDMHLHGVKTTTQYYQEILRNPEFRTGVFDTSFVETHPELTRYSTKRKPEEIALVIATAIAAHAGL; this is encoded by the coding sequence ATGATCAAGAAAATACTCATCGCCAACCGCGGTGAAATCGCCGTCAGGATCGTGCGCGCCTGTGCTGAACTGGGCATTCGCTCAGCGGCGATCTATTCGGAACCCGACCGGTATGCGCTGCACGTAAAGCGTGCCGATGAAGCCTATAACGTCGGCAGTGACCCACTGGCCGGGTATCTGAACCCGCGCCAGCTGGTCAATCTGGCCGTGGAAACCGGCTGTGATGCGCTACACCCCGGGTATGGATTTCTTTCCGAAAACGCGGAACTGGCAGAAATCTGCGCCGAACGCGGCATCCGCTTTATCGGCCCTTCCGCTGAAGTGATCCGCCGCATGGGTGACAAGACCGAAGCCCGGCGCAGCATGATCAAGGCTGGCGTTCCGGTCACACCCGGCACCGAAGGCAACCTCAGCGATTTGCAGCAGGCGCTCTCTGAGGCTGAGCGTGTCGGCTATCCGGTCATGCTCAAGGCCACCTCAGGCGGCGGCGGCCGTGGTATTCGTCGTTGCAATACCAGACAGGAACTGGAACAGGCCTGGCCGCGGGTAATCTCCGAAGCGACCAAGGCCTTCGGTTCGGCGGATGTGTTTCTGGAGAAATGCATCGTCAACCCGCGCCACATCGAAGCGCAGATCCTCGCCGACAGCCACGGCAATACCGTGCACCTGTTCGAGCGTGACTGTTCGATCCAGCGGCGCAACCAGAAGCTCATCGAGATCGCGCCCAGCCCGCAGCTGACGCCGGAACAACGCGCCTACATCGGCGATCTGGCGGTGCGCGCGGCGCAGGCCGTCGGCTACGAGAACGCCGGCACGGTGGAGTTTCTGCTGGCCGAGGGCGAGGTGTACTTCATGGAAATGAATACCCGCGTGCAGGTCGAACACACCATTACCGAGCAGATCACCGGTATCGATATCGTGCGTGAGCAGATCCGCATCGCCTCGGGCCTGCCATTGTCGGTAAAACAGGAAGACATCAAACATCTGGGCTATGCCATCCAGTTCCGTATCAACGCCGAGGATCCGAAGAACGACTTCCTGCCTTCCTTCGGCAAGATTACTCGCTACTACGCACCGGGCGGTCCGGGTGTGCGGGTGGATACCGCGATCTATACCGGCTACAGCATTCCGCCCTATTACGATTCGATGTGCCTGAAGCTGATCGTGTGGGCCCTGACCTGGGAGGAAGCGCTCGACCGCGGTCTGCGCGCGCTGGATGACATGCATCTGCACGGCGTGAAGACCACGACGCAGTATTACCAGGAAATCCTGCGCAACCCCGAGTTCCGCACCGGCGTGTTCGACACCAGCTTCGTCGAGACCCATCCCGAGCTCACGCGCTACTCGACCAAGCGCAAGCCAGAGGAAATAGCCCTGGTGATCGCCACGGCCATTGCTGCGCACGCAGGACTTTAA
- a CDS encoding carbonic anhydrase yields MPYKKLKSADDAIQQIVDGYQHFHEEVYPQQEELFKKLAFEQTPKAMFITCADSRVVPELITQSSPGDLFVTRNVGNVVPPYGQMMGGVSTAIEYAVVALGVKHIIICGHSDCGAMKAVLDPSQLKGMPTVKAWLQHSEVAKIVVQENCGCADHTTLGILTEENVVAQLGHLATHPSVASRLARGEMFIHGWVYDIETSQIRAYDTEKGEFRRIGDGPLPMATPRPRY; encoded by the coding sequence ATGCCTTATAAAAAACTGAAAAGTGCTGATGATGCTATCCAACAGATCGTCGACGGCTACCAGCACTTCCATGAAGAGGTATATCCCCAGCAGGAAGAATTATTCAAGAAACTAGCCTTCGAGCAGACGCCCAAGGCGATGTTCATCACCTGCGCCGATTCGCGCGTGGTGCCCGAACTGATCACCCAGAGTTCGCCCGGTGATCTGTTCGTCACCCGTAACGTCGGCAACGTTGTCCCCCCCTACGGCCAGATGATGGGTGGCGTCTCCACCGCCATCGAATATGCCGTGGTCGCCCTCGGCGTCAAGCACATCATCATCTGTGGTCATTCCGATTGCGGTGCGATGAAAGCCGTGCTGGACCCCTCCCAGCTGAAAGGTATGCCCACAGTAAAAGCCTGGCTGCAACATTCGGAAGTGGCCAAGATCGTAGTGCAGGAAAACTGTGGCTGCGCCGATCACACTACCCTCGGCATCCTCACAGAGGAAAACGTGGTCGCCCAACTCGGTCACCTCGCCACTCACCCCTCGGTGGCGTCGCGCCTGGCGCGTGGTGAAATGTTCATCCACGGTTGGGTGTACGATATCGAAACCAGCCAGATCCGCGCCTACGATACCGAGAAAGGTGAATTCCGCCGGATCGGTGATGGCCCGCTGCCGATGGCGACTCCGCGCCCACGCTATTAG
- a CDS encoding LysR family transcriptional regulator: MRRSLWRITLRQLQVFRAVCRSLSYSRAADEMALTQSAVSQQIRQLEELVGAPLFEYVGRKLYLTEAADHLLEASEDVFQRLDNLDMSLSTLKGSLRGELRIAVVSSVQYLTPHLLAAFLQRYPDVSFRLEVTRRTQVIQRLQDNRDDVVLMALVPEDRALEFFPFLNNPIIAVARPDHPLAGRKDLALAELEQHVLLQREPGSGTQKAADEFLDEKRVHPRRVLQLGSGDSIVQGALAGLGVTLVTQHAAAPFLRSGELVQLDFIGLPLYRSWCVVHARGKRLSPVAEAFLSFMREERALIKRLAEPFGSLASSGSHTLG; this comes from the coding sequence ATGCGCCGTTCGTTGTGGCGTATCACCCTGCGCCAGCTGCAGGTGTTCCGTGCGGTCTGCCGTAGCCTTTCTTATAGTCGCGCCGCCGATGAAATGGCCTTGACGCAATCAGCGGTCAGCCAGCAGATCCGGCAACTTGAGGAGCTGGTCGGAGCGCCGCTGTTCGAGTATGTGGGTCGCAAGCTGTATCTCACCGAGGCGGCTGACCATCTGCTTGAGGCGAGCGAAGACGTATTCCAGCGGCTTGATAATCTTGACATGAGTCTGTCAACGCTCAAGGGCAGCCTGCGCGGCGAATTGCGTATCGCAGTCGTCAGCAGCGTGCAGTATCTGACGCCGCATCTGCTCGCCGCGTTCCTGCAGCGTTACCCGGACGTCAGCTTTCGTCTCGAAGTGACGCGCCGAACGCAGGTCATCCAGCGCTTGCAGGATAACCGCGACGATGTCGTGCTGATGGCCCTGGTGCCGGAAGACCGCGCGCTGGAATTCTTTCCTTTTCTGAACAATCCCATCATCGCGGTGGCGCGGCCGGATCACCCGCTGGCGGGCCGCAAGGATCTGGCGCTGGCGGAGCTGGAGCAGCATGTGTTGCTCCAGCGCGAGCCGGGTTCGGGCACACAGAAAGCGGCGGATGAGTTCCTCGATGAGAAGCGCGTGCATCCCCGCCGCGTGTTGCAGCTGGGGTCCGGCGATTCAATTGTTCAGGGCGCGCTGGCCGGCCTGGGCGTCACCCTGGTTACCCAGCATGCTGCCGCCCCTTTTCTGCGCAGCGGCGAACTGGTCCAGCTCGACTTTATCGGCTTGCCGCTCTATCGCAGCTGGTGCGTCGTGCATGCCCGGGGCAAGCGCCTCAGTCCGGTAGCGGAGGCATTCCTGAGCTTCATGCGCGAAGAACGCGCGTTGATCAAGCGCCTGGCCGAGCCCTTCGGTTCACTCGCCAGTTCCGGAAGTCATACGCTGGGCTGA
- the oadA gene encoding sodium-extruding oxaloacetate decarboxylase subunit alpha, whose amino-acid sequence MSKRITVTDTVLRDAHQSLLATRMRTEDMLPICPKLDQVGYWSLEVWGGATFDACIRFLKEDPWERLRQLREALPNTRLQMLLRGQNLLGYRHYSDDVVRAFVNKAASNGIDVFRIFDAMNDVRNLRTSIEAVKAAGKHAQGTIAYTTSPVHTVEAFVEQAKQMEAMGCDSLAIKDMAGLLTPFATGELVKALKSEQSLPVYIHSHDTAGLAAMCQIKAIENGADHIDTAISSLAWGTSHPGTESMVAALKGTPYDTGLDLALLQEIGMYFHAVRKKYHQFESEFTGVDTRVQVNQVPGGMMSNLANQLKEQNALDRIQEVFEEIPRVREDLGFPPLVTPTSQIVGTQAVFNVLAGERYKTITNEVKLYLQGRYGQAPGPVNQELQRRAIGNEQVIDVRPADLIKPEMDKLRAEAGSIASSEEDVLTYAMFPDIGRKFLEERAAGTLRPEELLPQAGEQAKPMSEDGVPTEFIIDVHGESYRVDITGVSVKSTGKRHFYLSLDGMPEEAVFEPLNTFTASGGSGQRRQASHPGHVTTSMPGNVVDVLVAVGDSVSAGQAVLVSEAMKMESEIQAAIAGTVKAVHVAKGDRVNPGEILIEIEA is encoded by the coding sequence ATGAGCAAACGCATCACCGTTACCGATACCGTCCTGCGCGACGCCCACCAGTCCTTGCTGGCCACCCGCATGCGCACCGAAGACATGCTGCCCATCTGCCCCAAGCTGGATCAGGTCGGATACTGGTCGCTTGAAGTCTGGGGCGGTGCGACCTTCGATGCCTGCATCCGCTTCCTCAAGGAAGACCCCTGGGAGCGTTTGCGCCAGCTGCGCGAAGCGCTGCCCAACACCCGTCTGCAGATGCTGCTGCGCGGTCAGAACCTGCTCGGCTATCGCCACTACAGCGATGATGTGGTGCGCGCCTTCGTCAACAAGGCTGCATCCAATGGCATCGACGTGTTCCGCATCTTCGACGCCATGAACGACGTGCGTAACCTGCGCACCTCCATCGAAGCGGTCAAGGCCGCGGGCAAGCATGCCCAAGGCACTATCGCCTACACCACCTCACCGGTGCATACCGTCGAGGCGTTCGTCGAACAGGCCAAGCAGATGGAAGCCATGGGCTGCGATTCGCTGGCGATCAAGGACATGGCCGGTCTGTTGACTCCCTTCGCCACCGGCGAGCTGGTCAAGGCACTGAAGAGCGAGCAATCGCTGCCGGTGTATATCCATTCCCATGACACCGCCGGCCTCGCTGCAATGTGTCAGATCAAGGCGATCGAGAACGGTGCCGACCACATCGATACCGCCATTTCGTCACTGGCCTGGGGCACCAGCCATCCGGGTACCGAGTCCATGGTGGCTGCGCTCAAAGGTACGCCCTACGACACCGGTCTGGACCTGGCGCTGTTGCAGGAAATCGGCATGTACTTCCATGCCGTGCGCAAGAAGTATCACCAGTTCGAAAGCGAATTCACCGGCGTCGATACCCGCGTACAGGTCAACCAAGTGCCCGGCGGCATGATGTCCAACCTGGCCAACCAGCTGAAGGAACAGAACGCGCTCGACCGGATCCAGGAAGTGTTCGAGGAAATCCCACGCGTACGCGAGGATCTCGGCTTTCCGCCCCTGGTAACACCGACTTCGCAGATCGTCGGCACCCAGGCGGTATTCAACGTGCTCGCGGGTGAGCGTTACAAGACCATCACCAACGAGGTGAAGCTCTATCTGCAGGGACGCTACGGTCAGGCCCCTGGCCCTGTGAATCAGGAGCTGCAGCGCCGCGCCATCGGTAATGAGCAGGTGATCGATGTGCGTCCGGCGGACCTTATCAAGCCCGAGATGGACAAGCTGCGCGCAGAAGCTGGCAGCATCGCCAGCAGTGAGGAAGATGTTCTCACCTATGCGATGTTTCCGGATATCGGGCGCAAGTTCCTCGAAGAGCGCGCTGCAGGCACACTCAGGCCCGAGGAGCTGTTGCCGCAGGCGGGTGAACAGGCCAAACCGATGTCCGAGGACGGTGTGCCGACCGAATTCATCATTGATGTACACGGCGAGTCGTATCGCGTGGATATCACAGGCGTCAGCGTCAAGTCGACCGGCAAGCGTCACTTCTACCTGAGCCTGGACGGCATGCCCGAGGAAGCCGTATTCGAGCCACTCAACACCTTCACCGCCAGCGGCGGGTCCGGTCAGCGTCGTCAGGCCAGCCACCCCGGCCATGTGACCACCAGCATGCCGGGCAACGTCGTTGATGTGCTGGTTGCGGTCGGCGACTCGGTAAGTGCCGGGCAGGCTGTACTGGTCAGCGAAGCAATGAAGATGGAAAGCGAAATTCAGGCAGCCATTGCCGGCACAGTGAAGGCCGTGCATGTAGCCAAGGGTGATCGGGTCAACCCCGGCGAAATCCTTATCGAGATCGAAGCCTGA
- the prlC gene encoding oligopeptidase A has product MSNPLLQPYDLPPFSAIKAEHVKPAIEQILEDNRRQLHALLATNPTEWTWSDVIEPLDDLGERLSSAWSPVGHLNSVMNSPEIRDAYNSCLPLLSEYFTELGQNQQLFEAYTQLAESDGFAQLDAAQQIIIEHTLRDFRLSGIALPPEQQKRYGEMQMRLSELQSKFSNQLMDATQAWTKHITDAAELAGLTESAMAQARQAAEERGLDGWLITLEFPSYFAVMTHADNRALREEVYTAYSTRASDQGPNAGDNDNGPLIEEILALRQELAELLGYANYAELSLATKMAENTDQVLGFLRDLAKRSKPAAEADLQALRDYAAEQGCEDLQAWDLGYYGEKLRQHRYAISQEALRPYFPVNKVLDGMFAVAGKLYGVDMREVESFDRWHPDARLFEIVEDGEVIGRFFLDLYARSNKRGGAWMDGARDRRLLPGGAIQRPVAYLVCNFTPPVAGDKPALLTHDEVTTLFHEFGHGLHHLLTRVDYASASGINGVAWDAVELPSQFMENWCWEPEGLELISGHYETGEPLPQDLLEKMLAARNFQSGMGMLRQIEFSLFDFELHARREPERSVQQVLDAVRDETSVLRPPAFNRFQNGFAHIFAGGYAAGYYSYKWAEVLSADAFSRFEEEGIFNPETGRAFREAILAQGGSREPMALFVAFRGREPSIDALLRHSGLTGEQAA; this is encoded by the coding sequence ATGTCGAATCCGTTATTGCAACCCTATGACCTGCCACCGTTCAGTGCCATCAAGGCCGAACACGTCAAGCCGGCCATCGAGCAGATCCTGGAAGACAACCGCAGGCAGCTGCACGCCTTGCTGGCGACCAACCCGACCGAGTGGACCTGGTCAGATGTGATCGAACCGCTGGATGATCTGGGCGAGCGGCTTTCCAGCGCCTGGTCGCCGGTAGGTCACCTCAACTCGGTGATGAACAGCCCCGAAATTCGGGACGCCTATAACAGCTGCCTGCCACTGCTCAGCGAGTATTTCACCGAGCTGGGTCAGAATCAGCAGCTGTTCGAAGCCTATACCCAGCTGGCGGAAAGCGATGGCTTCGCCCAGCTGGACGCGGCGCAGCAGATCATCATCGAGCACACCCTGCGCGACTTCCGCCTGTCGGGTATCGCCCTGCCCCCGGAACAGCAGAAGCGTTACGGCGAAATGCAGATGCGCCTGTCCGAACTGCAGAGCAAGTTCTCCAACCAGCTGATGGACGCCACCCAGGCCTGGACCAAGCACATCACCGACGCCGCCGAGCTTGCAGGTCTGACCGAGTCCGCCATGGCGCAGGCCCGGCAGGCCGCTGAAGAACGCGGGCTGGATGGCTGGCTGATCACCCTGGAATTCCCCAGCTATTTTGCGGTAATGACCCACGCCGATAACCGGGCGCTACGGGAAGAGGTCTATACCGCTTACAGCACCCGTGCGTCGGATCAGGGCCCGAATGCCGGCGACAACGACAACGGTCCGTTGATCGAAGAGATCCTCGCGCTGCGTCAGGAGCTGGCCGAACTGCTGGGCTACGCCAACTATGCGGAGCTTTCGCTGGCCACCAAAATGGCCGAAAACACCGATCAGGTACTGGGCTTCCTGCGGGATCTGGCCAAGCGCAGCAAGCCGGCCGCCGAAGCCGATCTGCAGGCGCTCCGCGACTACGCCGCCGAACAGGGCTGCGAGGATCTGCAGGCATGGGATCTGGGCTACTACGGTGAGAAATTGCGCCAGCATCGCTACGCCATTTCCCAGGAAGCGCTGCGCCCGTACTTTCCGGTGAACAAGGTGCTGGATGGCATGTTCGCGGTCGCTGGCAAGCTCTATGGCGTGGACATGCGCGAGGTCGAGAGCTTCGATCGCTGGCACCCCGACGCGCGGCTATTCGAAATCGTCGAAGACGGCGAAGTCATCGGACGTTTCTTCCTTGATCTGTACGCGCGCAGCAACAAGCGTGGCGGTGCCTGGATGGACGGCGCGCGTGACCGTCGTCTGCTGCCCGGCGGCGCCATCCAGCGGCCAGTAGCTTACCTGGTGTGCAACTTCACGCCACCGGTTGCCGGCGACAAGCCCGCGCTGCTGACGCATGACGAAGTCACCACACTGTTCCACGAGTTCGGCCACGGGTTGCATCACCTGCTGACCCGGGTCGACTACGCCTCCGCTTCGGGCATCAACGGCGTCGCCTGGGATGCGGTGGAACTGCCCAGCCAATTCATGGAGAACTGGTGCTGGGAGCCGGAAGGGCTGGAGCTTATCTCGGGCCATTACGAGACGGGCGAGCCGCTGCCGCAGGATCTTCTGGAAAAAATGCTCGCAGCGCGCAACTTCCAGTCGGGCATGGGCATGCTCAGGCAGATCGAGTTCTCCCTGTTCGACTTCGAGCTGCATGCCCGACGCGAGCCGGAGCGCAGCGTTCAGCAGGTACTGGATGCAGTGCGTGACGAAACCTCGGTGCTGCGCCCGCCTGCGTTCAACCGTTTCCAGAATGGATTCGCGCATATCTTTGCCGGCGGCTATGCGGCGGGCTATTACAGTTACAAGTGGGCGGAGGTGCTGTCGGCGGATGCCTTCTCGCGCTTTGAGGAAGAAGGTATTTTCAATCCTGAAACCGGCCGCGCTTTCCGCGAAGCCATCCTGGCGCAGGGCGGCAGCCGTGAGCCCATGGCCTTGTTCGTCGCCTTCCGCGGGCGTGAACCGTCCATTGACGCACTGCTGCGCCACAGCGGCCTGACCGGAGAACAAGCAGCATGA
- a CDS encoding gamma carbonic anhydrase family protein: protein MNVRPFADKTPQLGQGVFVDPSAVVFGDVVMGDDCSVWPAVVIRGDMLHIRIGARTSVQDGSVLHITHAGPFNPTGYPLIIGDDVTIGHKVLLHGCTIGSRSLIGMGSIVMDGAVIEDEVILGAGSLVPANRTLKSGHLYVGSPARAIRPLTEDEKAFFTYSANNYVRLKNEHLAEDWAG from the coding sequence ATGAATGTACGACCTTTCGCAGACAAGACTCCGCAGCTCGGACAGGGCGTTTTTGTCGACCCTTCGGCTGTGGTGTTCGGTGACGTGGTAATGGGCGACGATTGTTCGGTCTGGCCGGCAGTCGTCATTCGCGGCGACATGCTGCATATCCGCATCGGTGCGCGAACCAGCGTTCAGGACGGCAGCGTGCTGCATATCACCCACGCCGGTCCGTTCAACCCCACCGGCTATCCGCTGATCATCGGTGACGACGTGACCATCGGCCACAAGGTACTGCTGCATGGCTGCACCATCGGCAGTCGCTCGCTGATTGGCATGGGCAGCATTGTAATGGACGGTGCCGTGATCGAGGACGAGGTGATTCTGGGGGCCGGCAGTCTGGTCCCGGCCAATCGCACATTGAAGAGCGGGCACCTCTATGTCGGCAGTCCGGCACGCGCTATCAGGCCGCTGACCGAGGATGAGAAAGCGTTTTTTACCTATTCGGCAAACAATTACGTGCGCCTGAAAAACGAGCATCTCGCGGAAGACTGGGCAGGCTGA
- a CDS encoding 5-(carboxyamino)imidazole ribonucleotide synthase: MKIGVIGGGQLGRMLALAGTPLGQQFAFLDPAPDACAQALGEHLCANYSDHDHLRQLADEADVVTFEFESVPAETVAFLSQFVPVYPNAESLRIARDRWFEKSMFLELGIPTPEFADIQSQENLEAAIKRIGLPAVLKTRTLGYDGKGQKVLRFPEDAHNAFAELGSVPCILEGFVPFDGEVSLIGVRARDGETRFYPLVHNVHEDGILRRSVASSEHPLQSLAEDYLGRIMKELDYVGVIAFEFFEIDGGLKANEIAPRVHNSGHWTIEGSECSQFENHLRAIAGLPLGSTARVGESAMVNLIGDVPPVEKMTAIENCHLHHYGKAFKPGRKVGHATLRCADKASLQARIDEVEQLIKG; encoded by the coding sequence ATGAAGATTGGCGTAATCGGCGGTGGACAACTCGGACGGATGCTGGCACTGGCGGGCACACCGCTGGGCCAGCAGTTTGCATTTCTGGATCCGGCTCCGGATGCCTGCGCCCAGGCGCTGGGTGAACATCTGTGCGCCAATTACAGCGACCACGATCACCTCCGCCAGCTCGCCGATGAGGCCGACGTGGTGACCTTCGAGTTCGAAAGCGTACCCGCCGAGACGGTGGCCTTTCTCTCCCAGTTCGTTCCGGTCTACCCCAACGCTGAATCGCTGCGTATTGCCCGGGATCGCTGGTTCGAGAAGTCCATGTTCCTTGAGCTGGGCATTCCCACCCCCGAATTCGCTGACATCCAGTCGCAGGAAAACCTCGAAGCGGCGATCAAGCGCATCGGCCTGCCAGCTGTACTCAAGACGCGCACCCTGGGTTACGACGGCAAGGGTCAGAAGGTCCTGCGCTTCCCGGAAGATGCGCACAACGCCTTCGCCGAGTTGGGCAGTGTGCCCTGCATACTCGAGGGCTTCGTGCCCTTCGACGGAGAAGTCTCGCTGATCGGGGTACGCGCCCGTGACGGCGAGACACGCTTCTACCCGCTGGTTCACAACGTTCACGAAGACGGCATCCTGCGGCGCTCGGTCGCCAGCAGTGAGCATCCACTTCAGAGCCTGGCCGAAGACTATCTGGGCCGGATCATGAAGGAGCTCGATTATGTCGGCGTGATTGCCTTCGAATTCTTCGAGATCGATGGCGGACTCAAGGCCAATGAAATCGCGCCGCGGGTGCACAACTCCGGACACTGGACCATCGAAGGCTCGGAATGCAGCCAATTCGAGAACCATCTGCGCGCCATTGCCGGTTTGCCGCTTGGCTCCACCGCGCGGGTCGGCGAAAGCGCCATGGTCAACCTGATCGGGGACGTGCCGCCGGTAGAGAAAATGACCGCAATCGAGAACTGCCATCTGCACCATTATGGCAAGGCATTCAAACCGGGTCGCAAGGTAGGCCACGCCACGCTGCGCTGTGCCGACAAGGCGAGCTTGCAGGCGCGGATTGATGAGGTTGAGCAGCTGATCAAGGGCTGA
- a CDS encoding YheV family putative zinc ribbon protein → MTHVKKRFIAGAVCPACSKMDTIVMFEEDGAQHRECVECGFADTLDERGNSVPREIPTRVTAAKPAKPAATSHTVQFFPNPKLKKK, encoded by the coding sequence ATGACGCACGTAAAGAAACGCTTCATCGCCGGGGCGGTATGCCCCGCCTGCAGCAAAATGGACACTATCGTCATGTTTGAAGAGGACGGCGCTCAACACCGTGAGTGTGTTGAGTGCGGCTTCGCCGATACGCTGGATGAGCGGGGCAATTCGGTGCCCCGCGAAATCCCGACCCGGGTTACTGCGGCCAAACCAGCCAAGCCGGCCGCAACGTCCCATACGGTGCAGTTCTTTCCCAATCCGAAACTGAAGAAGAAGTGA